The Streptomyces sp. DH-12 genome has a window encoding:
- the nuoI gene encoding NADH-quinone oxidoreductase subunit NuoI has translation MAEEPKDTKPGFLNPVAGFGVTFKAMFKKRLTEQYPEQQKTTAPRFHGRHQLNRHPDGLEKCVGCELCAWACPADAIYVEGADNTEEERYSPGERYGRVYQINYARCILCGLCIEACPTRALTMTNEFELADSSRANLIYTKEQLLAGLEEGMVEAPHAMYPGTDEQDYYRGLVTEAAPGTERQVAHSKGEVVQEAESTFGPEEPASEKVIGR, from the coding sequence ATGGCTGAGGAACCGAAGGACACCAAGCCCGGTTTCCTGAACCCCGTGGCCGGCTTCGGCGTGACCTTCAAGGCCATGTTCAAGAAGCGGCTCACCGAGCAGTACCCGGAGCAGCAGAAGACCACCGCTCCGCGCTTCCACGGACGGCACCAGCTCAACCGCCATCCGGACGGTCTCGAGAAGTGCGTCGGCTGCGAGCTGTGCGCCTGGGCCTGCCCCGCCGACGCGATCTACGTCGAGGGCGCGGACAACACGGAGGAGGAGCGCTACTCGCCCGGCGAGCGGTACGGCCGCGTCTACCAGATCAACTACGCCCGCTGCATCCTGTGCGGCCTGTGCATCGAGGCGTGCCCCACGCGCGCGCTGACGATGACCAACGAGTTCGAGCTGGCCGACTCCAGCCGGGCGAACCTCATCTACACCAAGGAGCAGCTGCTCGCCGGTCTGGAGGAGGGCATGGTCGAGGCCCCGCACGCCATGTACCCGGGCACGGACGAGCAGGACTACTACCGCGGCCTGGTGACCGAGGCGGCGCCCGGCACGGAGCGTCAGGTCGCCCATTCCAAGGGCGAGGTGGTCCAGGAGGCCGAGTCCACCTTCGGCCCGGAGGAGCCGGCCTCGGAGAAGGTGATCGGGCGATGA
- the nuoH gene encoding NADH-quinone oxidoreductase subunit NuoH yields MSPYLAAEDLSMFGRDPWWLIVLKAVFCFAFLMVTVLICIVMERKVVAWMQLRIGPNRHGPWGMLQSLADGVKLMLKEDVVVKRADKVVYVLAPIVAAVPAFMAFAVIPFGPAGNEISIFGQRTTMQLTDLPIAMLYILAVASVGIYGIVLAGWSSGSTYPLLGGLRSCAQMISYEIAMGAAFASVFLYSGSMSTSTIVEAQADRWYVLLLPVSFLIYIVTMVGETNRAPFDMPESEGDLVGGFNTEYSSIKFAMFMLAEYINMVTVSAVAVTLFLGGWRAPWPVSTFWEGANHGWWPMLWFTGKLLTLLFCFVWLRGTLPRVRYDQLMKLGWKVLIPVSLVWLMAVATVRALRNENYAFADIALYIAAGVLVLLLLSFVADMFRGRGEDAAQPADQPPFDPMAGGFPVPPLPGQELPPVPRRRPRHERELVVSGGPDTHSDEPQGGSTDGKEASDG; encoded by the coding sequence ATGAGCCCGTACCTCGCCGCTGAAGACCTCTCGATGTTCGGCCGCGACCCCTGGTGGCTGATCGTCCTGAAGGCGGTGTTCTGCTTCGCCTTCCTGATGGTGACCGTGCTCATCTGCATCGTGATGGAGCGCAAGGTCGTCGCCTGGATGCAGCTGCGCATCGGCCCCAACCGGCACGGCCCCTGGGGCATGCTCCAGTCGCTCGCCGACGGCGTGAAGCTGATGCTGAAGGAGGACGTCGTCGTCAAGCGCGCGGACAAGGTCGTCTACGTCCTCGCGCCGATCGTCGCGGCCGTCCCCGCGTTCATGGCGTTCGCCGTGATCCCCTTCGGACCGGCCGGCAACGAGATCTCGATCTTCGGCCAGCGCACCACGATGCAGCTCACCGACCTGCCGATCGCGATGCTCTACATCCTCGCGGTCGCCTCGGTCGGCATCTACGGCATCGTCCTGGCGGGCTGGAGCTCCGGCTCCACCTACCCGCTGCTCGGCGGTCTGCGCTCCTGCGCCCAGATGATCTCGTACGAGATCGCCATGGGCGCCGCGTTCGCCTCCGTCTTCCTCTACTCGGGGTCGATGTCCACGTCGACGATCGTCGAGGCGCAGGCCGACCGCTGGTACGTGCTGCTGCTGCCGGTGTCGTTCCTCATCTACATCGTGACGATGGTCGGCGAGACCAACCGCGCCCCGTTCGACATGCCGGAGTCCGAGGGCGACCTGGTCGGCGGCTTCAACACCGAGTACTCGTCGATCAAGTTCGCGATGTTCATGCTCGCCGAGTACATCAACATGGTGACCGTCTCGGCGGTCGCGGTGACCCTCTTCCTGGGCGGCTGGCGGGCCCCCTGGCCGGTCAGCACCTTCTGGGAGGGCGCCAACCACGGCTGGTGGCCGATGCTCTGGTTCACCGGCAAGCTGCTCACCCTGCTGTTCTGCTTCGTCTGGCTGCGCGGCACGCTCCCACGGGTCCGCTACGACCAGCTGATGAAGCTCGGCTGGAAGGTCCTCATCCCGGTCTCCCTGGTGTGGCTGATGGCGGTCGCCACGGTGCGGGCGCTGCGCAACGAGAACTACGCGTTCGCCGACATCGCGCTCTACATCGCCGCCGGCGTCCTCGTCCTGCTGCTGCTCTCCTTCGTCGCGGACATGTTCCGCGGCCGGGGCGAGGACGCCGCACAGCCCGCGGACCAGCCTCCGTTCGACCCGATGGCGGGCGGGTTCCCCGTGCCGCCGCTGCCCGGACAGGAGCTGCCCCCGGTGCCGCGGCGCCGTCCGCGCCACGAGCGGGAGCTCGTTGTCAGTGGCGGACCCGATACTCACAGTGACGAACCGCAGGGCGGATCTACGGATGGAAAGGAGGCGTCCGATGGCTGA
- the nuoK gene encoding NADH-quinone oxidoreductase subunit NuoK translates to MNPVNYLYLAALLFTIGATGVLIRRNAIVVFMCVELMLNACNLAFVAFSRMHGNLDGQIIAFFTMVVAAAEVVVGLAIIVSLFRSRHSASVDDASLMKL, encoded by the coding sequence GTGAATCCCGTCAACTACCTGTACCTGGCGGCGCTGCTGTTCACCATCGGCGCCACCGGTGTGCTGATCCGGCGCAACGCGATCGTGGTGTTCATGTGCGTCGAGCTGATGCTCAACGCCTGCAACCTCGCGTTCGTCGCCTTCTCCCGCATGCACGGCAACCTCGACGGCCAGATCATCGCGTTCTTCACGATGGTCGTCGCCGCCGCGGAGGTCGTGGTGGGACTGGCGATCATCGTGTCCCTGTTCCGTTCCCGCCACTCGGCCTCGGTCGACGACGCCAGCCTGATGAAGCTGTGA
- the nuoL gene encoding NADH-quinone oxidoreductase subunit L: MENLIALLVAAPLLGAAVLLCGGRRLDAVGHWIGTALAAVSFALGLVLFTDLLGRGAEDRTVVQHLFSWIPVEGFQADVAFRLDQLSMTFVLLITGVGSLIHLYSIGYMEHDERRRRFFGYLNLFLAAMLILVLADNYLLLYVGWEGVGLASYLLIGFWQHKPSAATAAKKAFLVNRVGDMGLSIAIMLMFLWFGTFAFGPVLGGHGEAGLAGEAGEGKLTAIALMLLLAACGKSAQVPLQSWLGDAMEGPTPVSALIHAATMVTAGVYLIVRSAAVFNGAPDAQLVVTIVGAVTLLFGAIVGCAKDDIKKALAGSTMSQIGYMVLAAGLGPIGYVFAIMHLVTHGFFKAGLFLGAGSVMHGMNDEVDMRRYGGLRKYMPVTFVTFGLGYLAIIGFPGLSGFFSKDKIIEAAFAKGGAEGWILGACALLGAAVTAYYMTRVMLMTFFGEERWRNAPTPSPAAPDVEPAAETRGEYEPPHPHESPRTMTVPMIVLAVGSVAGGAFFSIGDRFIHWLEPVTGHAHGHPPVSALTVTLSTVAVMVIGVAIAWAQYGRRPVPAVAPRGSLLTRAARRDLLQDDFNHVVLVRGGEHLTRSLVYVDHTLVDGVVNGTAASMGGLSGRMRRLQNGFARSYAVSMFGGAAVLVAATLLMRAV; encoded by the coding sequence GTGGAGAACCTGATTGCGCTGCTGGTGGCGGCGCCTCTGCTCGGAGCGGCGGTCCTGCTGTGCGGCGGACGCCGGCTGGACGCCGTCGGCCACTGGATCGGCACGGCCCTGGCCGCCGTCTCCTTCGCGCTCGGCCTGGTGCTCTTCACCGACCTGCTGGGCAGGGGCGCCGAGGACCGCACGGTCGTGCAGCACCTGTTCAGCTGGATCCCGGTGGAGGGCTTCCAGGCGGACGTCGCCTTCCGGCTCGACCAGCTCTCGATGACGTTCGTGCTGCTGATCACCGGCGTCGGCTCGCTGATCCACCTCTACTCCATCGGGTACATGGAGCACGACGAGCGGCGCCGCCGCTTCTTCGGCTACCTGAACCTCTTCCTCGCGGCGATGCTGATCCTGGTCCTCGCCGACAACTACCTGCTGCTGTACGTCGGCTGGGAGGGCGTCGGTCTCGCCTCCTACCTGCTGATCGGCTTCTGGCAGCACAAGCCCAGCGCGGCCACGGCCGCGAAGAAGGCCTTCCTGGTCAACCGCGTCGGTGACATGGGCCTGTCCATCGCGATCATGCTGATGTTCCTGTGGTTCGGCACCTTCGCCTTCGGGCCGGTGCTCGGCGGCCACGGGGAGGCCGGTCTCGCCGGTGAGGCGGGCGAGGGCAAGCTGACCGCGATCGCCCTGATGCTGCTGCTCGCCGCGTGCGGCAAGTCCGCCCAGGTGCCGCTGCAGTCCTGGCTCGGGGACGCGATGGAGGGCCCGACCCCGGTGTCGGCCCTCATCCACGCCGCGACCATGGTGACCGCGGGCGTCTACCTGATCGTCCGCTCCGCGGCCGTCTTCAACGGCGCCCCGGACGCCCAGCTGGTCGTGACCATCGTCGGCGCGGTCACGCTGCTGTTCGGTGCGATCGTCGGGTGCGCCAAGGACGACATCAAGAAGGCGCTGGCCGGCTCGACCATGTCGCAGATCGGCTACATGGTGCTGGCCGCGGGCCTCGGCCCGATCGGCTACGTCTTCGCGATCATGCACCTGGTGACGCACGGCTTCTTCAAGGCCGGCCTCTTCCTCGGCGCCGGTTCGGTCATGCACGGCATGAACGACGAGGTGGACATGCGCCGCTACGGCGGCCTCAGGAAGTACATGCCGGTCACGTTCGTCACCTTCGGGCTCGGCTACCTGGCGATCATCGGCTTCCCGGGCCTGTCCGGCTTCTTCTCCAAGGACAAGATCATCGAGGCGGCGTTCGCCAAGGGCGGCGCCGAGGGCTGGATCCTCGGCGCCTGCGCCCTGCTGGGCGCGGCCGTCACCGCGTACTACATGACGCGCGTGATGCTGATGACGTTCTTCGGCGAGGAGCGCTGGCGCAACGCGCCCACGCCGTCCCCGGCCGCCCCGGACGTCGAGCCGGCCGCCGAGACGCGCGGGGAGTACGAGCCGCCGCACCCGCACGAGTCGCCGAGGACCATGACGGTCCCGATGATCGTGCTGGCCGTCGGATCGGTCGCGGGCGGTGCGTTCTTCAGCATCGGGGACCGCTTCATCCACTGGCTGGAGCCGGTCACCGGGCACGCCCACGGGCACCCGCCGGTCAGCGCGCTGACGGTGACGCTGTCCACGGTCGCGGTCATGGTCATCGGCGTGGCGATCGCCTGGGCCCAGTACGGACGGCGTCCGGTGCCGGCCGTCGCCCCGCGCGGTTCGCTGCTCACCCGGGCCGCCCGCCGCGACCTGCTCCAGGACGACTTCAACCACGTGGTCCTGGTCCGCGGCGGCGAGCACCTCACCCGCTCGCTGGTGTACGTCGACCACACCCTGGTCGACGGGGTCGTCAACGGCACGGCCGCCTCCATGGGCGGTCTGTCCGGGCGGATGCGCAGGCTGCAGAACGGCTTCGCGCGGTCCTACGCGGTCTCGATGTTCGGCGGCGCGGCGGTCCTCGTCGCCGCGACCCTGCTGATGAGGGCGGTCTGA
- a CDS encoding NADH-quinone oxidoreductase subunit G, with amino-acid sequence MTVTTNAPAGGGEAAVPPEDLVTLTIDGAEISVPKGTLVIRAAEQLGIEIPRFCDHPLLAPAGACRQCIVEVEGQRKPMASCTITCTDGMVVKTQLSSPVAEKAQKGVMELLLINHPLDCPVCDKGGECPLQNQAMSHGNAESRFEGKKRTYEKPVAISPQVLLDRERCVLCARCTRFSNQIAGDPMIELIERGALQQVGTGEGDPFESYFSGNTIQICPVGALTSAAYRFRSRPFDLISSPSVCEHCSGGCATRTDHRRGKVMRRLAAEDPEVNEEWICDKGRFAFRYAQQRDRLDTPLVRNAEGDLEPASWPDALRIAAQGLLASRGRTGVLTGGRLTVEDAYAYSKFARVALATNDIDFRARVHSTEEADFLAARVAGRGVDLDGTGVTYRALEKAPAVLLAGFESEEEAPGVFLRLRKAWRAHGQRTFALATHATRGLTKAGGTLLPAAPGTETEWLDALASGVGLEGDGAAAAEALRAEGAVVVVGERLAAVRGGLTAAVRFAAATGSRLVWIPRRAGERGAIEAGALPSLLPGGRPATDPRAREEVAALWGVAELPHRYGRDTAQIVEAAARGELQALLVAGVEVADLPDPARARAALAEAGFVVSLELRPGEVTELADVVLPVAAVAEKAGTFLNWEGRVRLFEAALKPDQMTRRLPPSDARVLQMLADAMDVHLGLPDLRTIRSEIDRLGPWDGPRAADPAETAGALPRPAAGEAVLAGHRLLLDLGLLQQGDEALAGTRHAAPARLSAATAAEVGVKDGDTLAVTGTAGTLELPLSVTEMPDRVVWLPLNSTDGGVASGTGALPGSLVRIGPATLAGEAPQEVEA; translated from the coding sequence ATGACTGTGACCACCAACGCTCCCGCCGGAGGGGGAGAGGCGGCGGTCCCGCCCGAGGACCTCGTGACGCTGACGATCGACGGCGCCGAGATCAGCGTGCCCAAGGGCACCCTGGTCATCCGGGCCGCCGAGCAGCTCGGCATCGAGATCCCCCGGTTCTGCGACCACCCGCTGCTCGCGCCGGCCGGCGCCTGCCGCCAGTGCATCGTGGAGGTCGAGGGCCAGCGCAAGCCCATGGCGTCCTGCACCATCACCTGCACCGACGGGATGGTGGTGAAGACGCAGCTCTCCTCGCCGGTCGCGGAGAAGGCCCAGAAGGGCGTGATGGAGCTGCTGCTCATCAACCACCCGCTGGACTGCCCGGTCTGCGACAAGGGCGGCGAGTGCCCGCTGCAGAACCAGGCGATGTCGCACGGCAACGCCGAGTCCCGCTTCGAGGGCAAGAAGCGCACCTACGAGAAGCCCGTCGCGATCTCCCCGCAGGTGCTGCTGGACCGCGAGCGGTGCGTGCTGTGCGCCCGCTGCACCCGGTTCTCGAACCAGATCGCGGGCGACCCGATGATCGAGCTGATCGAGCGGGGCGCGCTCCAGCAGGTCGGCACCGGCGAGGGCGACCCGTTCGAGTCGTACTTCTCCGGCAACACCATCCAGATCTGCCCGGTCGGCGCGCTCACCTCGGCCGCCTACCGGTTCCGCTCCCGCCCGTTCGACCTGATCTCCTCGCCGTCGGTGTGCGAGCACTGCTCCGGCGGCTGCGCCACCCGCACCGACCACCGGCGCGGCAAGGTCATGCGGCGGCTCGCCGCCGAGGACCCCGAGGTCAACGAGGAGTGGATCTGCGACAAGGGCCGCTTCGCGTTCCGGTACGCGCAGCAGCGGGACCGGCTCGACACCCCGCTGGTGCGCAACGCGGAGGGCGACCTCGAACCGGCGTCCTGGCCGGACGCGCTGCGGATCGCGGCGCAGGGCCTCCTCGCCTCGCGGGGTCGCACCGGTGTGCTCACCGGCGGCCGGCTCACCGTCGAGGACGCCTACGCGTACAGCAAGTTCGCCCGGGTCGCGCTCGCCACCAACGACATCGACTTCCGGGCGCGCGTGCACAGCACCGAGGAGGCCGACTTCCTCGCCGCGCGCGTCGCGGGACGCGGCGTCGACCTGGACGGCACCGGCGTCACCTACCGGGCGCTGGAGAAGGCCCCGGCGGTGCTGCTGGCCGGCTTCGAGTCCGAGGAGGAGGCGCCCGGCGTCTTCCTGCGGCTGCGCAAGGCGTGGCGCGCCCACGGGCAGCGCACCTTCGCCCTGGCCACGCACGCCACGCGCGGCCTGACCAAGGCCGGCGGCACGCTGCTGCCGGCGGCCCCCGGCACCGAGACCGAGTGGCTGGACGCGCTGGCGAGCGGCGTCGGCCTGGAGGGCGACGGCGCCGCGGCCGCCGAGGCGCTGCGCGCCGAGGGCGCGGTGGTCGTCGTCGGCGAGCGGCTGGCCGCCGTACGGGGCGGGCTCACCGCGGCTGTGCGGTTCGCCGCCGCGACCGGCTCCCGGCTGGTGTGGATCCCGCGCCGGGCCGGGGAGCGCGGCGCGATCGAGGCGGGCGCGCTGCCGTCGCTGCTGCCGGGCGGCCGTCCGGCGACCGACCCGCGTGCCCGGGAGGAGGTGGCCGCCCTCTGGGGCGTCGCCGAACTCCCGCACCGCTACGGCCGGGACACCGCGCAGATCGTCGAGGCGGCCGCCCGCGGCGAGCTGCAGGCGCTGCTGGTGGCGGGCGTGGAGGTCGCCGACCTGCCCGACCCCGCCCGCGCCCGTGCCGCGCTCGCCGAGGCCGGGTTCGTGGTCTCCCTGGAGCTGCGGCCCGGCGAGGTCACCGAGCTCGCCGACGTGGTCCTGCCGGTCGCCGCGGTCGCCGAGAAGGCCGGCACCTTCCTCAACTGGGAGGGCAGGGTGCGGCTGTTCGAGGCGGCGCTCAAGCCGGACCAGATGACCCGGCGGCTCCCGCCGTCCGACGCGCGCGTGCTGCAGATGCTCGCCGACGCCATGGACGTGCACCTGGGCCTGCCGGACCTGCGCACGATCCGCTCGGAGATCGACCGGCTCGGCCCCTGGGACGGCCCGCGCGCCGCCGACCCGGCGGAGACCGCGGGCGCCCTGCCCCGGCCGGCCGCCGGCGAGGCGGTCCTCGCGGGGCACCGGCTCCTGCTCGACCTGGGCCTGCTGCAGCAGGGCGACGAGGCGCTGGCCGGCACCCGGCACGCCGCGCCCGCCCGGCTGTCGGCCGCCACGGCCGCCGAGGTCGGCGTCAAGGACGGCGACACGCTCGCGGTGACCGGCACCGCCGGAACCCTCGAACTGCCGTTGTCCGTCACCGAGATGCCCGACCGGGTGGTCTGGCTCCCGCTGAACTCCACGGACGGCGGGGTGGCCTCCGGCACCGGGGCGCTCCCCGGCTCCCTCGTCCGCATCGGACCGGCGACCCTCGCCGGCGAGGCTCCCCAGGAGGTGGAGGCATGA
- a CDS encoding NADH-quinone oxidoreductase subunit J, translating into MTEQLAAYSTSTGEAVQFWILGTVAVIGALCTVFMRRAVHSALCLAGTMIILAVFYLANGAYFLGVVQIVVYTGAIMMLFLFVVMLVGVTAADSLKETIKGQRWLALLCGLGFGILLVGGIGNASLNEFSGVGEANAGGNVQGLASLMFTRYVFAFEITGALLITAAVGAMVLTHRERTERARTQRELAEQRVREGTYLPPLPAPGVYARHNAVDIAGLLPDGTPSDLTVSKTLRERGQVRDVSREALNDLRALEQRAEERLERRAIEPPTFKRPEEASK; encoded by the coding sequence ATGACCGAGCAGCTCGCCGCCTACTCGACCTCGACCGGCGAGGCCGTCCAGTTCTGGATCCTCGGCACCGTCGCCGTGATCGGCGCCCTGTGCACCGTCTTCATGCGGCGGGCCGTGCACAGCGCGCTCTGCCTCGCCGGGACCATGATCATCCTTGCGGTGTTCTACCTGGCCAACGGCGCCTACTTCCTGGGCGTCGTGCAGATCGTCGTCTACACCGGCGCGATCATGATGCTGTTCCTGTTCGTGGTGATGCTGGTCGGCGTCACGGCCGCGGACTCCCTGAAGGAGACCATCAAGGGCCAGCGCTGGCTGGCCCTGCTGTGCGGCCTCGGCTTCGGCATCCTGCTGGTCGGCGGCATCGGCAACGCCTCGCTGAACGAGTTCAGCGGCGTCGGCGAGGCCAACGCCGGGGGCAATGTGCAGGGCCTCGCCTCCCTGATGTTCACCCGGTACGTCTTCGCCTTCGAGATCACCGGCGCGCTGCTCATCACGGCCGCCGTCGGCGCCATGGTGCTCACCCACCGGGAGCGCACCGAGCGGGCCAGGACCCAGCGCGAACTGGCCGAGCAGCGCGTCCGCGAGGGCACGTACCTGCCGCCGCTGCCCGCGCCCGGCGTCTACGCCCGGCACAACGCGGTGGACATCGCGGGCCTGCTGCCCGACGGCACCCCGTCGGACCTCACCGTCAGCAAGACGCTGCGGGAACGCGGCCAGGTCCGTGACGTGTCGCGGGAGGCGCTCAACGACCTGCGGGCGCTGGAGCAGCGCGCGGAGGAGCGCCTGGAGCGCCGCGCGATCGAGCCGCCGACCTTCAAGCGGCCCGAGGAGGCGTCGAAGTGA
- the nuoE gene encoding NADH-quinone oxidoreductase subunit NuoE yields the protein MTTSSSERGVSLGMPELPAPAYPDDVRARLETDARAIIARYPDSRSALLPMLHLVQSEEGHVTRTGMRFCAEMLNLTTAEVTAVATFYTMYRRRPSGDYQVGVCTNTLCAVMGGDAIFEELQEHLGVGNGETTADGKVTLEHIECNAACDYAPVVMVNWEFFDNQTPESAKRMVDDLRAGRPVAPTRGAPLCTFKETARILAGFPDEREGAVEATGSAGPASLTGLKLAKGETAPARVVHPRGEAPRDTPPHEPSPAEHLSSHDAPQKTSASDPAHPSPTPARGGEAAPRPSDPSPTTARDGEAAPRPSGPSGPAAEEGE from the coding sequence GTGACCACCTCTTCTTCCGAGCGGGGCGTCAGCCTGGGCATGCCGGAACTGCCCGCGCCGGCCTACCCGGACGACGTCCGGGCCCGGCTGGAGACCGACGCGCGGGCGATCATCGCCCGTTACCCGGACTCCCGGTCCGCCCTCCTGCCGATGCTGCACCTGGTGCAGTCGGAGGAGGGCCACGTCACGCGCACCGGCATGCGGTTCTGCGCGGAGATGCTGAACCTGACCACGGCCGAGGTGACCGCGGTCGCCACCTTCTACACCATGTACCGGCGCCGCCCGAGCGGCGACTACCAGGTCGGGGTGTGCACCAACACCCTGTGCGCGGTCATGGGCGGCGACGCCATCTTCGAGGAGCTCCAGGAGCACCTGGGCGTCGGCAACGGCGAGACCACCGCCGACGGCAAGGTCACCCTGGAGCACATCGAGTGCAACGCGGCCTGCGACTACGCGCCCGTGGTGATGGTCAACTGGGAGTTCTTCGACAACCAGACCCCCGAGAGCGCCAAGCGCATGGTCGACGACCTGCGCGCCGGCCGCCCGGTCGCGCCCACCCGCGGCGCGCCGCTGTGCACCTTCAAGGAGACCGCCCGCATCCTGGCAGGCTTCCCCGACGAGCGGGAGGGCGCCGTCGAGGCCACCGGCAGCGCGGGCCCCGCCTCCCTGACCGGTCTGAAGCTGGCCAAGGGCGAGACCGCCCCCGCGCGCGTGGTGCACCCCCGCGGCGAGGCGCCGCGCGACACCCCGCCGCACGAGCCGTCACCGGCCGAGCACCTCAGCTCGCACGACGCGCCGCAGAAGACGTCGGCCTCCGACCCGGCCCACCCGTCGCCCACCCCCGCCCGTGGAGGAGAGGCCGCGCCTCGCCCCTCCGATCCGTCGCCCACCACCGCCCGTGACGGAGAGGCCGCGCCTCGCCCCTCCGGACCGTCGGGTCCCGCCGCCGAGGAGGGGGAGTGA
- the nuoF gene encoding NADH-quinone oxidoreductase subunit NuoF yields the protein MMTLAPELKDTSPEKLLAPVLSAFWDEEKSWTLDVYRRHDGYEGLRKALAMSPDDVIAYVKDSGLRGRGGAGFPTGMKWQFIPQGDGKPHYLVVNADESEPGTCKDIPLLFANPHSLIEGIVIACYAIRSSHAFIYLRGEVVPVLRRLHAAVREAYAAGFLGKDILGSGLDLELTVHAGAGAYICGEETALLDSLEGRRGQPRLRPPFPAVAGLYACPTVVNNVESIASVPAIMNRGKEWFRSMGSEKSPGFTLYSLSGHVASPGQYEAPLGITLRQLLDMSGGMRPGHRLKFWTPGGSSTPMFTDEHLDVPLDYEGVGAAGSMLGTKALQCFDETTCVVRAVTRWTEFYAHESCGKCTPCREGTYWLVQLLRDIEAGKGRMSDLDKLNDIADNINGKSFCALGDGAASPIFSSLKYFREEYEQHITDRRCPFDPAASTAWADRTEVHA from the coding sequence GTGATGACCTTGGCACCCGAACTGAAGGACACGAGCCCGGAGAAGCTGCTCGCGCCGGTGCTGTCGGCCTTCTGGGACGAGGAGAAGTCCTGGACGCTCGACGTCTACCGCAGGCACGACGGCTACGAGGGCCTGCGCAAGGCGCTCGCCATGTCGCCGGACGACGTCATCGCGTACGTCAAGGACTCCGGACTGCGCGGACGCGGCGGCGCCGGCTTCCCGACGGGCATGAAGTGGCAGTTCATCCCGCAGGGCGACGGCAAGCCGCACTACCTCGTCGTCAACGCCGACGAGTCGGAGCCCGGGACCTGCAAGGACATCCCGCTGCTCTTCGCCAACCCGCACAGCCTGATCGAGGGCATCGTCATCGCCTGCTACGCCATCAGGTCGTCGCACGCCTTCATCTACCTGCGCGGCGAGGTCGTCCCCGTGCTGCGCAGGCTGCACGCGGCCGTGCGCGAGGCGTACGCGGCCGGTTTCCTCGGCAAGGACATCCTGGGCAGCGGACTCGACCTCGAACTCACCGTGCACGCGGGCGCGGGCGCGTACATCTGCGGTGAGGAGACCGCGCTGCTCGACTCCCTCGAGGGCCGCCGCGGCCAGCCCAGGCTGCGTCCTCCCTTCCCCGCCGTCGCGGGCCTCTACGCCTGCCCCACCGTGGTGAACAACGTCGAGTCCATCGCCTCGGTTCCCGCCATCATGAACCGGGGCAAGGAGTGGTTCCGCTCGATGGGCAGCGAGAAGTCCCCGGGCTTCACGCTCTACTCCCTCAGCGGCCACGTCGCGAGCCCCGGCCAGTACGAGGCGCCCCTCGGCATCACCCTGCGCCAGCTGCTCGACATGAGCGGCGGGATGCGGCCGGGCCACCGGCTGAAGTTCTGGACGCCGGGCGGCTCCTCCACGCCGATGTTCACCGACGAGCACCTCGACGTCCCCCTCGACTACGAAGGGGTCGGCGCCGCGGGCTCGATGCTCGGCACCAAGGCGCTGCAGTGCTTCGACGAGACCACCTGCGTGGTCCGCGCCGTCACCCGCTGGACCGAGTTCTACGCCCACGAGTCCTGCGGCAAGTGCACCCCCTGCCGCGAGGGCACGTACTGGCTCGTCCAGCTGCTGCGCGACATCGAGGCCGGCAAGGGCCGGATGTCCGACCTCGACAAGCTGAACGACATCGCGGACAACATCAACGGCAAGTCCTTCTGTGCCCTCGGCGACGGCGCCGCCTCGCCGATCTTCTCGTCGCTCAAGTACTTCCGCGAGGAGTACGAGCAGCACATCACGGACCGTCGCTGCCCCTTCGACCCGGCCGCGTCGACGGCCTGGGCCGACCGTACGGAGGTGCACGCATGA